One Periophthalmus magnuspinnatus isolate fPerMag1 chromosome 15, fPerMag1.2.pri, whole genome shotgun sequence genomic window carries:
- the slit1a gene encoding slit homolog 1a yields MLVKGYGTGVLSAPLWKCLWFLLLPVLLLDKAGACPALCTCSGTTVDCHGLGLKTMPRNIPRNTERLELNGNNLTRITKTDFAGLKYLRVLQLMENQITVVERGAFDDMKELERLRLNRNQLQQLPELLFQKNPALSRLDLSENLIQSIPRKAFRGATDIKNLQLDKNHIACIEDGAFRALRGLEVLTLNNNNISSIPVSSFNHMPKLRTFRLHSNNLNCDCHLAWLAQWLRQRPTIGLFTQCTGPAELRGLNVAEVQKHEFTCTGHQESSSSQPCSTGGGSCPAMCTCSNNIVDCRGKGLTAIPANLPETMAEIRLEQNGIKSIPPGAFSPYKKLRRIDLSNNQISEIAPDAFQGLRSLNSLVLYGNKITDLPKGVFDGLYALQLLLLNANKIHCVRANTFQDLQNLSLLSLYDNKIQSLAKGTFTSLRAIQTLHLAQNPFICDCNLKWLADYLRTNPIETSGARCASPRRLANKRIGQIKSKKFRCSAKEQYTIPGAEDTRLNNACNSDPVCPPKCRCESNVVDCSNLKLSKVPEHIPASTAELRLNNNEITVLEATGVFKNLSQLKKINLSNNKITEIEDGAFEGASSVNELHLTANQIDSVRSGMFRGLEGLRMLMLRNNKISCVHNDSFTGLHNVRLLSLYDNQLTTITPGAFDTLQTLSTLNLLANSFNCDCRLAWLGDWLRSRKIVTGNPRCQRPAFLKEIPLQDVALPDFRCEEGEAELSCVPRPQCPSECTCVETVVRCSNKHLHILPKGIPRNVTELYLDGNQFSVVPKELSTFKYLQLVDLSNNKINSLTNSSFANMSQLTTLILSYNSLRCIPRMAFSGLHSLRLLSLHGNDISELPEGIFNDVGSLSHLAIGANPLYCDCRLRWLSDWVKTGYKEPGIARCAGPQDMDGKLLLTTPAKKFECNDEVDTAVLAKCNPCLSNPCLNHGICHIDIADIYSCSCPPGFKGKNCETALNACVSNPCANGGTCNVDEDEDGKYSCMCPLGFEGPRCQINTDDCDDNDCENGATCIDGVNNYTCLCPPYYTGEMCEEIEDVCAPGRTPCQHQSTCLITSNGPKCVCSPGYVGDDCSIDYNDCGEHRCQNGAQCVDELNGYSCACLEGYSGQLCEVAPSLVSLCELADCQNDAPCVEQGGRAICQCPPEFGGPRCEKLVSVNFVDRDSYLLLSDLQNWPQANITLQVSTAEDNGILLYNGDNDHIAVELFQGHVKVSYDPGSQPGHAIYSTETINDGQFHTVELVTFDQMVNLSIDGGLPTTMDSFGAARPLNGEAPLYVGGMPVDVHSGAFRLWQIQNGTSFHGCIQNLYINNELQDFTKTQMKPGVVPGCEPCKKIYCVHGICQPDGFHGPVCHCQPGWIGPHCDQPSTNPCQGSKCVHGKCISLDSQSYRCECEEGYRGALCNQQGELFNPCRHLTCKHGRCQISDTGDAYCHCESGYTGELCDAESECRGEPVRDFYQVQRGYTICQTTRMVSWVECSGVCDSGACCASQRMKRRKYTFECSDGTSFTEEVEKTIKCGCVGCM; encoded by the exons aGATCTGAGTGAGAACTTGATCCAGTCAATCCCCAGAAAAGCATTCAGAGGAGCCACGGACATAAAAAACCT TCAGCTGGATAAAAACCACATCGCTTGCATTGAAGATGGAGCATTTCGAGCGCTGAGAGGTTTGGAAGTGCT AACTCTaaataacaacaacatcagCAGCATCCCTGTCTCCAGCTTTAACCACATGCCTAAACTACGAACCTT CCGTCTCCACTCCAACAACCTCAACTGTGACTGTCATCTGGCCTGGCTGGCCCAGTGGCTGAGACAGAGACCCACCATCGGACTGTTCACCCAGTGCACTGGTCCTGCAGAGCTCAGAGGCCTGAATGTGGCTGAAGTGCAAAAGCATGAGTTCACATGCACAG GTCACCAGGAGTCTTCGAGCTCTCAGCCCTGCAGCACCGGGGGAGGCTCCTGTCCTGCTATGTGCACATGCAGCAACAACATTGTGGACTGTCGAGGCAAAGGTTTAACAGCCATCCCTGCAAACCTGCCCGAGACAATGGCCGAAAT ACGTCTGGAGCAGAATGGGATCAAGTCCATTCCTCCCGGAGCATTCTCTCCATACAAGAAGCTGCGTAGGAT AGACCTGAGTAACAACCAGATTTCTGAGATTGCTCCTGATGCCTTCCAGGGACTGCGCTCGCTCAACTCTCT TGTGCTTTATGGAAATAAAATCACGGACCTGCCCAAGGGGGTGTTTGACGGCCTGTATGCCCTTCAGCTGCT GTTGCTGAATGCCAATAAGATTCACTGCGTGCGTGCCAACACCTTCCAAGATCTGCAGAATCTCTCACTGCTCTCGTTGTATGACAACAAGATCCAAAGCCTTGCCAAGGGCACCTTCACTTCACTCAGAGCTATACAGACCCT ccACCTGGCCCAGAACCCATTTATTTGTGACTGTAACCTCAAGTGGCTTGCTGACTACCTTCGTACAAACCCAATTGAGACAAGTGGTGCCCGCTGTGCCAGCCCTCGCCGTCTCGCCAACAAACGTATTGGACAAATTAAGAGCAAGAAATTCCGCTGCTCAG CCAAAGAGCAGTACACAATCCCTG GTGCAGAGGACACCCGTCTGAACAACGCCTGTAACAGTGATCCAGTTTGTCCTCCGAAGTGTCGCTGTGAGTCAAATGTGGTCGACTGCTCCAACCTGAAGCTCTCCAAGGTCCCTGAGCACATCCCTGCCTCCACTGCTGAACT tCGTCTCAATAATAATGAGATCACAGTTCTGGAGGCAACTGGAGTGTTCAAAAACCTCTCCCAGCTAAAGAAAAT CAACCTCAGCAACAACAAAATCACTGAGATTGAAGATGGAGCGTTCGAAGGTGCGTCCTCCGTAAATGAACTGCACCTCACGGCCAATCAGATCGACTCTGTTCGTAGTGGGATGTTCCGGGGTCTTGAGGGTCTACGTATGtt AATGCTGAGGAACAATAAGATCAGCTGTGTGCACAATGACAGCTTCACGGGATTACACAACGTCCGTCTTCTGTCTCTGTACGACAACCAGCTGACCACCATCACTCCTGGTGCCTTTGACACGCTGCAGACACTGTCAACACT CAACCTTTTGGCCAACTCTTTCAACTGTGACTGCCGCCTGGCCTGGCTCGGCGATTGGCTCAGAAGCAGGAAAATAGTGACTGGGAACCCTCGCTGCCAGCGGCCGGCGTTTCTCAAAGAGATTCCCCTGCAGGATGTGGCTCTGCCTGATTTCCGCTGTGAAGAGG GCGAAGCGGAGTTGAGCTGCGTGCCTCGGCCTCAGTGTCCCAGCGAGTGCACTTGTGTGGAGACTGTTGTTCGCTGCAGTAACAAGCATCTCCATATTCTTCCAAAAGGCATCCCCAGAAATGTGACAGAACT CTATTTGGATGGAAACCAGTTTAGTGTTGTGCCAAAGGAGCTGTCTACATTTAAGTATCTTCAGCTGGT TGACCTGAGCAACAACAAGATCAACTCCCTGACCAACTCGTCCTTTGCCAATATGAGCCAGCTCACCACACT AATCCTGAGTTACAATTCCCTGCGCTGTATCCCCAGAATGGCATTCAGTGGGCTGCACTCCCTTCGGCTGCT GTCTCTTCATGGCAATGACATTTCTGAACTCCCAGAGGGCATCTTCAATGATGTGGGCTCCCTTTCCCACTT AGCAATTGGTGCCAACCCACTGTACTGTGACTGCCGGCTGCGATGGCTCTCTGACTGGGTAAAGACTGGCTACAAAGAGCCTGGTATCGCCCGCTGTGCCGGGCCACAGGACATGGATGGCAAACTACTACTGACTACACCTGCGAAAAAGTTTGAATGCAACG ATGAGGTGGACACTGCTGTGCTGGCCAAGTGCAACCCATGTCTGTCTAATCCATGTTTGAATCATGGCATCTGCCACATTGACATAGCAGACATCTACAGTTGCAGCTGTCCTCCAGGTTTTAAG GGGAAGAACTGTGAAACTGCTCTTAATGCCTGTGTTAGTAACCCCTGTGCCAACGGAGGAACCTGTAATGTCGATGAGGATGAAGATGGAAAATACAG CTGTATGTGTCCACTGGGCTTTGAGGGCCCACGGTGCCAAATCAACACTGACGACTGTGATGACAACGACTGTGAAAATGGAGCAACATGCATTGATGGAGTCAACAACTACACTTGCCTCTGCCCTCCCTACTACACAG GAGAGATGTGTGAAGAAATTGAGGATGTGTGTGCCCCAGGACGAACCCCCTGCCAGCACCAGTCTACCTGCCTCATCACATCTAATGGGCCCAA gtgtgtgtgttctccTGGGTATGTTGGTGATGACTGTAGCATAGATTATAATGACTGTGGGGAGCACCGCTGTCAGAATGGGGCTCAGTGTGTGGATGAACTCAATGGGTACTCATGCGCCTGTCTGGAGGGTTACAG TGGTCAGTTGTGTGAGGTCGCCCCTTCACTGGTCTCTCTGTGTGAGCTGGCAGACTGCCAGAACGACGCCCCTTGTGTGGAGCAGGGAGGTCGTGCCATTTGCCAATGTCCACCCGAGTTTGGGGGACCACGCTGTGAAAAATTGGTCAGTGTCAACTTTGTGGATAGAGATTCATACTTGCTGCTGTCAGATCTACAGAACTGGCCTCAAGCCAACATCACCCTTCAG GTGTCCACAGCTGAGGATAATGGTATTCTGCTGTATAATGGAGACAATGATCATATTGCCGTGGAGCTTTTTCAGGGTCATGTTAAAGTCAGCTATGACCCGGGCAGTCAGCCTGGACATGCCATCTACAG CACTGAGACCATCAACGATGGCCAATTCCACACGGTGGAGCTGGTGACCTTTGACCAGATGGTGAACCTGTCTATTGATGGAGGTCTCCCAACCACAATGGACAGCTTTGGGGCGGCGCGGCCCCTCAACGGGGAGGCTCCACTTTATGTGGGGG GTATGCCCGTGGATGTTCACTCTGGAGCTTTTCGACTGTGGCAGATTCAGAATGGCACCAGTTTCCATGGATGTATCCAGAACCTGTACATCAACAATGAGCTCCAGGACTTCACCAAAACTCAGATGAAGCCCGGTGTGGTGCCAGGCTGTGAGCCCTGTAAAAAGATCTACTGTGTGCACGGTATCTGCCAGCCCGACGGTTTCCATGGGCCGGTGTGCCACTGCCAGCCTGGCTGGATTGGACCACACTGTGACCAGCCCTCCACCAACCCCTGCCAGGGCAGCAA GTGTGTCCACGGAAAGTGTATCTCACTGGATAGTCAATCGTATCGTTGTGAGTGTGAGGAGGGGTACCGTGGTGCACTCTGTAACCAACAGGGGGAGCTGTTTAATCCATGCCGTCACTTGACCTGCAAGCATGGGCGCTGCCAAATTTCTGACACAGGGGATGCCTACTGCCATTGTGAAAGTGGTTACACAGGGGAGCTCTGTGATGCAG AGTCTGAGTGCCGAGGGGAGCCTGTGAGAGACTTTTACCAGGTGCAGCGAGGGTACACCATCTGTCAGACGACCCGCATGGTGTCCTGGGTCGAGTGCTCCGGAGTGTGTGACTCTGGAGCCTGCTGCGCCAGTCAGAGAATGAAGCGTCGGAAATACACGTTTGAATGCAGTGATGGCACTTCGTTCACTGAGGAGGTAGAAAAGACCATTAAGTGTGGCTGTGTGGGCTGTATGTAG